A region of Papilio machaon chromosome 22, ilPapMach1.1, whole genome shotgun sequence DNA encodes the following proteins:
- the LOC106712543 gene encoding glucose dehydrogenase [FAD, quinone], with amino-acid sequence MSQLNGLNVFVNNFLGFVQSTSYLPWVRWLLKLMALAQAIIPAGWPQSYPLRDGDKFDFIVVGAGSAGAIVAARLSEVPHFRVLLLEAGGDPPPASVAPSLFGTLGHTEYDWDYKAYLDKNIGTVHPGRAIYMTRGKMLGGSSSNNYEVYSRGVPEDYDEWGQVANGWDWDSVLPYFKKFEGMKDPIITENPDHQDLHSTDGPVLVTRPETNSYFNEVNDIILKSYEEMGMKKILELNGPDNLGVSRPHFTFANGRRSSTAEAYLRGKERYNLKIVKYARVTRILIDDLTSRVYGTEVFVSGKKINVFANLEVIVSAGAIDSPKLLMLSGIGPREVLTPIGIKVIVDLPVGKNLQDHHYTPIVFTGQRGLHSVVQNLLVPTELDSYPVPLQSGFFRVDKRCCSQRPQFQIFNVRIGATASPIILFGFRTITNFDEPFSYSVSKANVDREIDITSVINVHPRSRGEVTLKSSNPFDDPVINMGYFRDEEDVETTFRGLKFMLLYSNTTYFRKVGGKIAKLDVRACNHLKWGTDQYWRCYVRHAVGSMLHPVGTCEMGPYGVVDEKLRVYGVSGLRVADASVMMTIPSGNTNAPTMMIGEKAADLIKADYNALYQDKYFI; translated from the exons ATGTCGCAATTAAATGGTTTAAATGTGTTCGTGAATAATTTTTTGGGGTTTGTGCAGTCGACCAGTTATTTGCCATGGGTGAGATGGTTACTGAAGTTGATGGCTTTGGCTCAAGCAATAATACCAGCTGGATGGCCACAGTCTTATCCACTACGtg ATGGCGATAAGTTTGACTTCATCGTGGTGGGTGCAGGCAGTGCGGGGGCCATCGTGGCGGCGCGGTTGAGCGAGGTGCCACACTTCAGGGTCCTGCTGCTGGAAGCTGGAGGGGATCCACCTCCTGCTAGTGTG GCTCCGAGTTTGTTTGGGACATTAGGTCATACAGAATATGACTGGGACTACAAGGCTTATctcgataaaaatattggcACAGTACATCCAGGCAGAGCAATTTACATGACTCGCGGTAAAATGCTCGGTGGATCATCTTCAAATAATTACGAAGTATATTCGAGGGGAGTTCCTGAAGATTATGATGAATGGGGACAGGTTGCAAATGGTTGGGACTGGGACTCGGTGTTACCATATTTCAAAAAGTTTGAAGGTATGAAAGATCCAATTATAACGGAAAATCCTGATCATCAAGATTTACATTCTACAGACGGTCCAGTATTAGTAACAAGACCTGAaacaaatagttattttaacgAAGTGAATGATATCATTTTGAAGTCATATGAAGAAAtgggaatgaaaaaaattctagAGCTGAATGGACCAGATAATTTGGGTGTAAGTCGACCTCATTTCACTTTCGCAAATGGAAGGCGATCGAGCACAGCTGAGGCGTACTTGAGAGGAAAAgaaagatataatttaaaaatagttaaatatgcTAGAGTTACTAGAATCCTAATAGATGATCTAACATCGCGAGTTTATGGAACTGAAGTGTTTGTTTCTGGGAAAAAGATTAATGTGTTTGCTAATTTGGAAGTTATTGTGTCAGCGGGAGCGATTGACAGTCCCAAGCTTCTAATGTTGTCTGGCATCGGACCGAGAGAGGTCTTAACACCGATCGGTATAAAAGTAATTGTAGATTTACCAGTTGGCAAAAATTTACAGGATCATCACTATACACCGATCGTGTTTACAGGCCAACGAGGCTTACATAGTGtagtacaaaatttattagttCCCACCGAGTTAGATTCTTACCCTGTGCCGTTACAATCAGGTTTCTTTAGAGTTGATAAACGGTGTTGTTCACAAAGGCCACAATTTCAAATCTTCAACGTACGCATCGGTGCTACCGCTTCGCCTATCATATTATTTGGATTCCGTACTATTACGAATTTCGATGAACCTTTTTCTTATTCAGTAAGCAAGGCTAACGTTGATCGTGAAATAGATATAACGTCTGTTATAAATGTGCATCCGCGTTCGAGAGGCGAAGTTACATTGAAAAGTTCCAATCCATTTGATGATCCAGTTATAAACATGGGTTATTTTAGAGATGAAGAAGATGTTGAGACGACATTTCGGGGTCTGAAGTTCATGTTGCTTTATTCAAATACAACATATTTCAGAAAAGTTGGCGGAAAGATTGCTAAGTTGGATGTTAGGGCTTGTAACCATCTTAAATGGGGAACGGATCAGTATTGGAGATGTTATGTGAGGCATGCTGTAGGTTCAATGCTTCACCCGGTGGGGACGTGTGAGATGGGGCCTTATGGTGTAGTGGATGAGAAACTGCGAGTGTACGGCGTGTCCGGTCTGAGGGTGGCTGACGCATCAGTGATGATGACAATACCCAGTGGGAACACAAACGCGCCGACCATGATGATTGGTGAAAAAGCAGCTGATTTAATTAAGGCAGATTACAATGCATTGTAccaagataaatattttatttaa
- the LOC106712542 gene encoding alpha-(1,3)-fucosyltransferase C: MSYGNDPPFHNNVRHSRQAKLLQDYDLNDTSFCKSLCYRLSSIVFHVTSLKFFLWITSVSFIITIFITQFIRTNQYKTISVLEEEAIRNVGLDYRYTEIYKRKERLSNEVKYILEWTPRNYEPLSQLKQGQIAFIKNNCSKINCYVTDNKDFFDGDLTKFDAIAFNGRNILHAKKSDLPKYRSPHQKYIYFNMESSDNYVLCNPVFDDFFNLTATYKLDSDILFPYIQIRDRNGEVVGPRIDMKWAENMTVDGDLSILKYKSKAAAWFVSNCNSRSGRKELGQTLQRALQKYGLTLDIYGKCGPFKCPRNKKKQCDDMLEKDYFFYLSFENSFAEDYVTEKVLTPLHHNAVPIVFGGANYSRFLPPDTYLDARMMTPEDIASTVTRLMRSPEEYKKYFRWKSYYTYRDPSNTDSVCAVCEYLNNESIMKQQTIYNNFRAWWNPNYRKRCKL, from the exons ATGTCGTACG GAAACGATCCACCTTTTCACAACAATGTTCGTCATAGCCGACAAGCCAAATTACTTCAAGATTATGATCTAAACGACACGTCGTTCTGTAAGTCGTTGTGCTACCGTTTATCTTCTATCGTTTTCCACGTAACGTCTCTAAAGTTTTTTCTATGGATAACCTCcgttagttttataattactatattCATAACGCAATTCATAAGAACGAATCAGTACAAAACCATCAGTGTCCTTGAAGAAGAGGCAATCCGGAATGTTGGCCTTGATTACAGATATACTGAGATCTACAAAAGAAAGGAACGACTGTCGAATGAGGTTAAGTACATTTTGGAATGGACGCCGAGAAACTACGAACCTCTTAGCCAACTTAAACAGGGCCAAATTGCATTCATCAAAAACAATTGTTCAAAGATAAATTGTTATGTAACTGataataaagatttctttGACGGAGACTTGACAAAGTTTGACGCTATAGCATTTAACGGTCGAAATATATTACACGCAAAAAAATCTGATCTTCCTAAATACAGATCGCCTCatcagaaatatatatatttcaacatGGAGTCTTCTGACAATTATGTATTGTGTAATCCAGTGTTCGatgattttttcaatttaacagCTACATACAAGTTGGATTCTGACATTCTATTCCCTTATATACAAATAAGGGATCGTAATGGAGAAGTTGTAGGACCTAGAATAGACATGAAGTGGGCAGAAAATATGACTGTTGATGGGGATTTATCGATTTTGAAGTATAAAAGTAAAGCAGCCGCGTGGTTTGTATCAAATTGCAACAGCAGAAGTGGAAGAAAGGAATTAGGGCAAACATTACAAAGGGCCTTGCAAAAGTATGGCTTAACATTAGATATTTATGGTAAATGCGGTCCATTTAAATGTCctagaaataagaaaaaacaatgcgACGATATGTTAGAGAAggattatttcttttatttgtcatTTGAGAATTCTTTTGCGGAAGATTATGTGACTGAAAAAGTTCTGACACCTTTGCATCATAACGCTGTACCGATCGTGTTTGGTGGCGCTAATTATTCTAG ATTTCTACCTCCCGATACATATCTGGATGCGAGAATGATGACACCTGAAGACATAGCTAGTACTGTGACTCGGTTGATGCGTTCTCCggaagaatataaaaaatacttcagaTGGAAATCTTATTACACATACCGTGACCCATCAAATACGGACAGTGTGTGCGCGGTGTGCGAGTACCTTAATAATGAAAGTATTATGAAGCAACAGactatttacaataatttcaggGCCTGGTGGAATCCTAATTATAGGAAGCGTTGCAAgttgtga
- the LOC106712558 gene encoding alpha-(1,3)-fucosyltransferase C-like produces the protein MFGQDAADRSLFIPLRFRFSSILIQTTTIKVFLLIISISFIISICLIQLTTKDNVSISESSIQEALDNVAKDLRYVDVFRKKNHLPKDLKFILLWTPKDFAPFYNLGEGQRAFIKNNCSMINCYVTDDKFFFGDDVTKFDAIAFNGRNIRTLFKYHIPKKRSPHQKYIYFNTESSDYYPVCSRVFDGFFNWTATYKLNSDILFPYVQIRNRSGEIVGPKRNMEWVKNTSFKKDFSILQNKSKAVAWLVSNCNSRNKREDVVTYLQKYLQHYGLTVDIYGDCGSYKCPGEDKNSCSTMLGQKYYFYLSFENSFAEDYVTEKLLTALNHNMVPIVYGGANYSRFLPPNAYLDVLKMSPKELADTIAQLMISPEQYVRYFSWKSQYTYLDPSRSDNVCAVCAALNNKTMMDQRMVYNDFRTWWNPAYSDRC, from the exons atgtttggacAAGACGCTGCAGATAGGTCTTTATTTATTCCACTGCGATTTCGTTTCTCATCGATTTTGATCCAGACAACTACCATCAAAGTATTCCTATTGATAATCTCCATCAGTTTCATCATCTCCATATGTCTTATACAACTAACAACCAAAGATAACGTATCTATAAGTGAAAGTTCTATACAAGAGGCACTGGATAATGTTGCAAAAGATTTAAGATACGTAGatgtatttagaaaaaagaaTCATCTCCCGAAAGATctgaaattcattttattatggaCACCAAAAGACTTTGCCCCGTTTTACAATCTTGGAGAAGGGCAACGTGCATTCATCAAAAACAACTGCTCCATGATCAACTGCTATGTTACTGATGATAAGTTCTTCTTCGGTGATGATGTAACAAAATTTGATGCCATAGCATTCAACGGTCGTAATATAAGAactctatttaaatatcatattcCAAAGAAACGATCGCCTCatcagaaatatatttactttaacacGGAGTCGTCAGATTATTATCCAGTTTGCAGCCGTGTGTTTGATGGGTTTTTCAATTGGACAGCtacatataaattgaattctGATATTTTGTTCCCATATGTACAGATAAGAAATCGCAGTGGAGAAATTGTTGGACCAAAGAGAAATATGGAATGGGTGAAAAATACGTCATTTAAAAAGGATTTTTCTATATTGCAAAATAAGAGTAAAGCAGTTGCTTGGCTTGTATCTAATTGTAACAGTAGAAATAAAAGAGAGGATGTTGTGACATACCTACAGAAGTATCTGCAGCATTATGGATTAACTGTAGATATATATGGAGATTGTGGATCTTATAAATGCCCTGGTGAAGATAAGAACAGTTGTTCCACTATGTTAGGGcagaaatattacttttatttatcttttgagAATTCTTTCGCAGAAGATTATGTAACCGAGAAACTTTTAACAGCTCTAAATCATAACATGGTACCTATCGTTTACGGTGGTGCAAATTATTCaag GTTTCTGCCTCCGAACGCCTATTTGGATGTTTTGAAGATGAGTCCCAAGGAATTGGCCGATACCATAGCGCAATTAATGATATCACCAGAGCAGTATGTTAGATATTTCTCATGGAAATCTCAGTATACGTACCTGGACCCATCAAGATCGGACAACGTGTGCGCAGTGTGTGCCgctcttaataataaaactatgatGGACCAGAGAATGGTTTATAATGATTTTAGGACCTGGTGGAACCCAGCTTATAGCGATCGGTGTTAA
- the LOC106712541 gene encoding alpha-(1,3)-fucosyltransferase C-like, with translation MAFRNDFRIVQNKSKAAAWLVSNCNGRSGRDEIVKHLQKHLRRYELTVDIYGYCGPYKCPRELMYSCLNMLGQKYYFYLSFENSFAEDYVTEKLLTALNHNMIPIVYGGADYSRFLPPNTYLDALQMKPQELANTIAQLITTPEQYGQYFWWKSQYTYAHPQTMDTVCAVCAALNNKTMMETRTVYDDFRIWWNPSYRKRCNSS, from the exons ATGGCATTTAGAAATGATTTTCGTATAGTGCAAAATAAGAGTAAAGCAGCTGCTTGGCTTGTATCAAATTGTAACGGCAGAAGCGGAAGGGATGAAATTGTCAAGCatctacaaaaacatttacgaCGATATGAATTAACCGTAGATATATATGGATATTGTGGTCCCTACAAATGTCCTAGAGAACTTATGTATAGCTGCCTCAACATGTTAGgacagaaatattatttttatttatcttttgagAACTCTTTCGCAGAAGATTATGTGACTGAGAAACTTTTAACAGCTCTAAATCATAACATGATACCTATTGTGTACGGTGGTGCAGATTATTCaag GTTTTTACCTCCGAACACGTACTTGGATGCTTTGCAGATGAAACCTCAAGAATTGGCCAACACCATAGCGCAGTTAATAACTACACCAGAGCAGTACGGTCAGTATTTCTGGTGGAAGTCTCAGTACACATACGCACACCCGCAGACTATGGACACCGTGTGCGCAGTGTGTGCCGCGCTTAATAACAAAACCATGATGGAGACAAGAACGGTTTACGATGATTTTAGAATCTGGTGGAACCCCAGTTATAGAAAACGATGTAATTCTTCGTGA
- the LOC106712540 gene encoding alpha-(1,3)-fucosyltransferase C has translation MSISESFIQKALDNVAKNLRYVELLRKMQRLPKDLKFILLWTPKDFAPFYYFGKGQRAFITNKCSMINCYVTDDKNFFGGDLTKFDAIAFNGRNISKLSKYKLPKQRSPHQKYIYFNIESSDYYPVCSRMFDGFFNWTATYKLNSDILFTYVQIRNRSGEIVGPKRNMEWVKNTSFKKDFSILRNKSKAVAWLVSNCNDRSGRDEIAMYLHKYLRRYKLTIDIYGFCGRRKCPRDLMNSCLNMLGQKYYFYLSFENSFAEDYVTEKLLTALNHNMIPIVYGGADYSRFLPPNTYLDALQMRPKELADTIVHLMISPEQYIQYFWWKSQYTYAQTMDSVCAVCAALNNKTMMETRTVYDEFRIWWNPRYRIRCKSP, from the exons ATGTCCATCAGTgaaagttttatacaaaaggCACTTGATAATGTTGCTAAAAATCTAAGATACGTCGAACTATTGAGAAAAATGCAACGTCTCCCGAAAGATcttaaatttatcttattatgGACACCAAAAGACTTTGCACCATTCTATTATTTCGGTAAAGGGCAACGTGCATTCATCACGAATAAATGCTCCATGATCAACTGCTATGTTACTGATGATAAGAACTTCTTCGGTGgtgatttaacaaaatttgatGCCATAGCATTCAACGGTCGAAATATCAGCAAGCTGTCAAAATACAAGCTTCCGAAGCAACGATCGCCTCAtcagaaatacatttatttcaacattgaGTCGTCTGATTATTATCCAGTTTGCAGCCGTATGTTTGATGGGTTTTTCAATTGGACAGCtacatataaattgaattccGATATTTTGTTCACATATGTACAGATAAGAAATCGCAGTGGAGAAATTGTTGGACCAAAGAGAAATATGGAATGGGTGAAAAATACGTCATTTAAAAAGGATTTTTCTATATTGCGAAATAAGAGTAAAGCAGTTGCTTGGCTTGTATCAAATTGTAACGACAGAAGCGGAAGGGATGAAATTGCCATGTACCTGCACAAGTATTTACGACGATATAAATTAACCATAGATATATATGGATTTTGTGGTCGTCGCAAATGTCCTAGAGATTTAATGAATAGCTGCCTCAACATGTTAGGAcagaaatattacttttatttatcttttgagAATTCTTTCGCAGAAGATTATGTGACTGAGAAACTTTTAACAGCTCTAAATCATAACATGATACCTATTGTGTACGGTGGTGCAGATTATTCaag GTTTTTACCTCCGAACACGTACTTGGATGCTTTGCAGATGAGACCTAAAGAATTGGCTGACACCATAGTGCATTTGATGATTTCACCAGAGCAGTATATTCAGTATTTCTGGTGGAAGTCTCAGTACACGTACGCGCAGACTATGGACAGCGTGTGCGCAGTGTGTGCCGcgcttaataataaaactatgatGGAGACAAGAACGGTTTACGATGAATTTAGAATCTGGTGGAACCCCAGATATAGAATACGATGTAAATCTCCGTAG